One genomic region from Paracoccus pantotrophus encodes:
- a CDS encoding tyrosine-type recombinase/integrase, giving the protein MPRITKRLVDAAEARSTEYFVWDSEIPGFGLRVLPSGRKGYVVQYRAGRRSRRISLGPSTVLTCEQARNRAISIVAAARNGADPAAERDAGRKAITVKELAERFDREHIAIRVKASTAKEYRRNLERFILPALGQLTVTGITRADVAKFHHDLRHIPYQANRCLEVVSKMFSLAEMWGLRPDGTNPRKHIRKYPEEKRQRFLSAAELRRIGEVLREMEAEGIELPSAILAARLLILTGCRLNEIMTLKWAYVDLAERVLRLPDSKSGAKVVHLGQPAVDLLRDAHRIDGNPWVITGTLPGKRLSDLQPFWQRVRARAGVKDVRIHDLRHTFASTAVASGQGLPMIGKLLGHTQVQTTARYAHLAAEPVRMAADAVAQNLRQSLG; this is encoded by the coding sequence ATGCCCAGGATCACCAAACGCCTCGTCGACGCCGCAGAAGCCCGCTCCACCGAATACTTCGTCTGGGACAGTGAGATCCCTGGCTTCGGGCTGCGGGTGCTGCCGAGCGGGCGCAAGGGCTACGTGGTCCAGTATCGCGCCGGACGCCGATCCCGGCGGATCAGCCTCGGGCCCAGCACGGTCCTGACCTGCGAGCAGGCCCGCAACCGCGCCATCTCCATTGTCGCCGCCGCGCGCAATGGCGCGGACCCCGCCGCCGAGCGGGACGCAGGGCGCAAGGCGATCACGGTGAAGGAGCTGGCGGAGCGGTTCGACAGGGAACACATCGCGATCCGCGTGAAGGCCAGCACAGCCAAGGAATATCGCCGGAACCTCGAACGCTTCATCCTGCCCGCGCTCGGGCAACTCACTGTCACGGGCATCACCCGGGCTGACGTGGCGAAGTTCCACCACGACCTCCGCCACATCCCCTATCAGGCGAACCGCTGCCTCGAAGTGGTCTCGAAGATGTTCAGCCTCGCCGAGATGTGGGGCCTGCGTCCGGACGGCACCAACCCGAGAAAACACATCCGAAAGTACCCCGAGGAGAAGCGCCAGCGGTTCCTCAGCGCGGCTGAACTGCGCCGCATCGGCGAGGTGCTGCGCGAGATGGAGGCGGAGGGGATCGAACTGCCCTCGGCCATCCTCGCCGCCCGCCTGCTCATACTGACTGGCTGTCGGCTGAACGAGATCATGACGCTGAAATGGGCATACGTCGATCTGGCCGAACGCGTTCTGCGCCTGCCGGATTCCAAGTCCGGCGCCAAGGTCGTCCATCTCGGCCAGCCTGCTGTCGATCTGCTCCGCGACGCCCATCGCATCGACGGGAACCCGTGGGTCATCACCGGCACCCTGCCCGGCAAGCGCCTGAGCGATCTGCAGCCCTTCTGGCAGCGCGTCCGGGCCCGCGCTGGCGTAAAGGACGTCCGCATCCACGACCTGCGCCACACCTTCGCGTCGACCGCCGTCGCCTCGGGTCAGGGTCTGCCCATGATCGGCAAGCTGCTCGGCCACACGCAGGTCCAGACCACGGCCCGCTACGCCCATCTCGCGGCCGAGCCTGTGCGGATGGCGGCGGACGCGGTGGCGCAGAACCTCCGGCAATCCTTGGGATAA
- a CDS encoding WYL domain-containing protein: MDRDKAELRWGIEQRLEFIEFRLFWEGHVNRIDVMQQFGVSVNQASSDLNRYIALAPDNMVYDKSARTYVRGSDFDCKFRPPDAAHYLSQLRLVADDVLEREDCWIPDLPPYASAPTPVRGVDPVTLRAVVGAIRRSEATEVKYQSLSSPEPRWRWIAPHAIAFDGFRWHTRAFCLTDECFKDFLLSRILGIRGSRESETSADEDRDWHSEVTLEVGPHPDLSETQAKVIALDYGMRGGKAKIKVRRALLYYALRRLGLDTDPDARRPQDQQIVLLNRDQISQTAQGIMQ, from the coding sequence GTGGACAGGGACAAGGCCGAACTACGCTGGGGAATCGAGCAGCGCCTCGAGTTCATCGAGTTCCGCCTGTTCTGGGAGGGGCACGTCAATCGCATCGACGTGATGCAGCAGTTCGGCGTCTCCGTTAATCAGGCATCCTCCGACCTGAACCGATACATCGCGCTGGCGCCGGACAACATGGTCTACGACAAGAGCGCGCGCACCTATGTCCGCGGGTCCGACTTCGACTGCAAGTTCCGCCCGCCAGACGCCGCGCACTACCTCTCACAGCTCCGCCTCGTTGCCGACGACGTGCTGGAGCGCGAGGACTGCTGGATCCCTGACCTGCCACCCTACGCATCCGCCCCCACGCCAGTGCGTGGTGTCGATCCTGTGACGCTGCGGGCTGTTGTCGGCGCCATCCGCCGCTCCGAGGCGACCGAGGTGAAATATCAGTCCCTGTCCAGCCCGGAGCCACGCTGGCGGTGGATCGCGCCGCACGCCATCGCGTTCGACGGGTTCCGCTGGCACACGCGGGCGTTCTGTCTGACCGACGAGTGCTTCAAGGACTTCCTGCTCTCACGGATCCTCGGCATCCGCGGATCAAGGGAAAGCGAAACGTCGGCCGACGAAGATCGCGACTGGCATTCCGAGGTCACCCTGGAGGTCGGTCCCCACCCTGACCTCTCGGAGACGCAGGCGAAGGTCATCGCGCTCGACTACGGCATGCGGGGCGGCAAGGCGAAGATCAAGGTGAGGCGCGCGCTCCTCTACTACGCGCTCAGGCGGCTCGGGCTCGACACCGATCCGGACGCGCGGCGACCACAGGATCAGCAGATCGTGCTGCTCAACCGGGATCAGATTAGCCAGACGGCACAAGGAATTATGCAATGA
- a CDS encoding site-specific DNA-methyltransferase, whose translation MSETVQTLRDLILDLVPADGSTIGNRKLIGELRTHLPDLDDAEYHAAKEALVAEGLLAKGRGQGGSVSRADGNAPAPVASTSAKPKPAAMPAGNGSAAYAHADEAVLRPDVGVEAQFSHRKPPKTYRYDSSLAPELAWDENGERPFAEWLLNLVAEAAEKGEATVFAEPQVWQGTHERFTSLSQCAARLRSLTKPFLNWAGKAERQQITVPTLPLFVHERHSTQAILETLKSHKARGQTLDLFGDLDLDIADRLDAYEHKGPWTNRLILGDSLQVMNSLLEYEGMGGQVQMIYFDPPYGVKFGSNFQPFVRKTSVKHGSDDEMIREPEMVKAYRDTWELGLHSYLTYLRDRIVLAKEMLAPSGSIFVQISEENVHHVREILEEVFGSENACPMIAFQKTTGAGSPSGGTELPPVVNDYLLWYAKDRKVMQYAEAYREKVRGGPGATQYDFIDIDGVKRKATEEELVDPPEGSRFFAHDNITSQSGGPTTQFPVEFEGKTFFPSKGGWKTNSEGMENLRKEGRLFVVGDTLRYVRYLDDFPYSIINNFWTDTVISGFGDPKIYVVRTSKKVIERCMLMVTEPGDLVLDITCGSGTTAAVAEQWGRRWITCDTSRVPIALARQRLLTSNFPWYQLKEPKKGPAGGFVYQRKRNKQGVEVGGLVPKITLQSIAKKEDAGSRIISDRPEISRGITRVCGPFTVEATIQASMSMEEDAEGASMQPQSSSPRAYLDRMIEVLRQSKSLSLPGNVTLQLDNVRPLADREHLHAEAVAKNGSEKTIAIAFGPEDGAIGSDYVFNAAMEAMQQGFGQLFLFGFAIQAKAREILEKMKIPTAYISMTPDVVMSDLLKTTKGSEIFSITGLPDVRLEKAGKRDDGTPLYRVVLRGLDIFLPHLMDTDHIDAENLPCWMLDTNHNGMAFYASQVFFPKTSAWDNLQKSLKGQFEDSVWSHLAGTVSEPFALGDKKRIAVKVIDERGNELMATRSEEDAV comes from the coding sequence ATGAGTGAAACTGTCCAGACCCTCCGCGATCTCATCCTCGACCTGGTTCCGGCCGACGGTTCGACCATTGGCAATCGGAAGCTGATCGGCGAGCTTCGCACCCATCTGCCGGATCTGGACGACGCCGAGTATCACGCGGCCAAGGAGGCGCTCGTCGCCGAAGGGCTATTGGCAAAGGGACGCGGTCAGGGTGGCTCGGTCTCCCGCGCGGATGGGAATGCGCCAGCGCCAGTGGCCTCCACGTCGGCAAAGCCGAAGCCTGCTGCCATGCCGGCCGGTAACGGGTCGGCCGCCTATGCGCATGCGGACGAGGCCGTGCTGCGGCCGGACGTGGGGGTCGAGGCGCAGTTCTCGCATCGCAAGCCGCCGAAGACCTACCGTTACGATTCCAGCCTCGCGCCGGAGCTGGCCTGGGACGAGAATGGCGAGCGGCCCTTTGCGGAATGGCTGCTCAACCTGGTGGCCGAGGCCGCGGAGAAGGGCGAGGCCACGGTCTTTGCCGAGCCGCAGGTCTGGCAGGGCACGCACGAGCGGTTCACCTCGCTCTCGCAATGCGCGGCGCGGCTGCGCAGCCTGACCAAGCCCTTCCTGAACTGGGCGGGCAAGGCCGAGCGGCAGCAGATCACCGTGCCGACACTGCCCTTGTTCGTACACGAGCGGCATTCGACGCAGGCGATCCTCGAGACGCTGAAGTCGCACAAGGCGCGGGGGCAGACGCTGGACCTGTTCGGCGATCTGGACCTCGACATCGCCGACCGGCTGGACGCCTACGAGCACAAGGGCCCCTGGACCAACCGCCTGATCCTTGGCGACTCGTTGCAGGTCATGAACTCGCTCCTCGAATACGAGGGGATGGGCGGTCAGGTGCAGATGATCTATTTCGACCCACCCTATGGCGTGAAGTTCGGGTCGAACTTCCAGCCCTTCGTACGCAAGACGAGTGTCAAGCACGGCTCCGACGACGAAATGATCCGTGAGCCGGAAATGGTGAAAGCCTACCGGGACACATGGGAACTTGGCCTTCACTCCTATCTGACCTACCTGCGCGACCGCATTGTTCTCGCCAAGGAGATGCTGGCACCGTCAGGTTCGATCTTCGTTCAGATCTCGGAAGAGAACGTGCACCACGTGCGCGAGATTTTGGAGGAGGTATTCGGGAGCGAGAACGCATGTCCGATGATCGCCTTCCAGAAGACAACCGGAGCGGGCAGCCCCAGCGGGGGAACCGAGCTACCACCCGTCGTGAACGATTATCTGCTGTGGTACGCGAAGGACCGAAAGGTGATGCAGTACGCTGAAGCGTACCGTGAGAAGGTCCGCGGCGGGCCAGGTGCTACGCAGTACGATTTCATCGACATTGACGGTGTAAAACGGAAGGCGACCGAAGAAGAACTGGTTGATCCCCCTGAGGGCAGCCGCTTCTTTGCACACGATAACATTACCTCGCAATCTGGCGGCCCAACAACGCAGTTTCCTGTCGAATTCGAGGGGAAAACCTTCTTTCCATCGAAAGGCGGCTGGAAAACAAATTCGGAAGGTATGGAGAACCTTCGGAAAGAAGGCCGACTATTCGTCGTGGGCGATACCCTACGCTACGTGAGATATCTGGACGACTTTCCTTATTCGATCATCAATAACTTCTGGACGGATACAGTGATTTCTGGGTTCGGCGACCCCAAAATCTATGTCGTCCGAACGTCAAAAAAGGTCATCGAGCGCTGTATGTTGATGGTGACCGAGCCTGGCGACCTTGTCCTCGACATCACGTGCGGATCCGGCACTACCGCCGCTGTAGCCGAGCAGTGGGGAAGACGCTGGATAACTTGCGACACATCCCGCGTGCCGATCGCACTGGCTCGACAGCGGCTGCTGACGAGCAACTTCCCTTGGTATCAGTTGAAGGAGCCCAAGAAGGGACCTGCGGGCGGCTTCGTCTATCAGCGAAAGCGCAACAAGCAAGGCGTCGAAGTGGGTGGTCTGGTTCCGAAGATCACGCTCCAATCCATCGCGAAGAAGGAAGATGCAGGCTCTCGCATCATTTCGGATAGACCCGAGATTAGTCGCGGCATAACTCGCGTCTGCGGTCCCTTCACCGTCGAAGCGACGATCCAGGCGTCGATGAGCATGGAGGAGGATGCCGAGGGCGCATCAATGCAGCCGCAGTCCTCTAGCCCGCGTGCCTATCTCGACCGGATGATCGAGGTGCTGCGGCAGAGCAAGTCGCTCAGCCTGCCCGGCAACGTGACCCTGCAACTCGACAACGTCCGCCCGCTCGCTGACCGCGAGCATCTGCATGCAGAGGCCGTAGCAAAGAACGGCAGCGAGAAGACCATCGCGATCGCCTTCGGCCCCGAGGACGGCGCCATTGGCTCGGACTACGTGTTCAATGCGGCGATGGAGGCCATGCAGCAGGGCTTTGGCCAGCTGTTCCTGTTCGGCTTCGCGATCCAGGCCAAGGCGCGCGAGATCCTCGAGAAGATGAAGATCCCGACCGCCTACATCTCGATGACGCCGGATGTTGTGATGTCGGACCTGCTCAAGACGACAAAGGGCAGCGAGATCTTCTCCATCACCGGCCTGCCGGATGTGCGGCTGGAGAAGGCCGGCAAGCGAGACGACGGCACGCCGCTCTATCGCGTGGTGCTGCGCGGGCTCGACATCTTCCTGCCGCACCTGATGGACACGGACCACATCGACGCCGAGAACCTGCCCTGCTGGATGCTCGACACCAATCACAACGGCATGGCGTTCTACGCGAGCCAGGTGTTCTTCCCCAAGACCAGCGCGTGGGACAATCTGCAGAAATCGCTGAAGGGCCAGTTCGAGGACAGCGTCTGGTCGCACCTCGCCGGCACGGTCAGCGAGCCGTTCGCGCTCGGTGACAAGAAGCGGATCGCGGTCAAGGTGATCGACGAGCGAGGCAACGAGCTGATGGCGACCCGCAGCGAAGAGGATGCCGTCTGA